From a single Oligoflexus sp. genomic region:
- a CDS encoding diacylglycerol/lipid kinase family protein — protein sequence MQKVRVFLNTRASQGQSRDWQSLIQRQLFRSELDFIAPRDEHELRAEINRATADKVDVIVSVGGDGTFHTLIQQLAEQETRFLVLPAGTANDLARELGIHNRIKEALEFVRLDEWKAIDLITVNGTHMATNGGIGIIGDVAESINQWRRSIPGFQSLMSNIGHPMYTLILGLKLLGAPQKKYRLRITSPDYRGELESPLLMINNQPSVAGSFKIAPETKNDDGKFNVSIFTHHHLCQLLTGIYRVRQHIPPTNDPRMLSFETDRLELELLDKTDQKMAFYGDGELLTSARRLEIGIKPQSLRVYSHQLSCLNAFEASKRLEVPT from the coding sequence ATGCAAAAAGTTCGAGTCTTCCTGAACACTCGCGCCTCCCAAGGGCAAAGTCGCGACTGGCAGAGTCTGATCCAGCGTCAGCTTTTTAGGAGTGAGCTGGATTTTATTGCACCCCGTGATGAGCACGAGCTACGAGCCGAGATCAACCGAGCAACGGCGGACAAGGTCGACGTCATCGTTTCCGTCGGCGGTGATGGAACCTTTCATACTCTTATTCAACAGCTCGCTGAGCAGGAAACCCGCTTTTTGGTTTTGCCCGCGGGCACGGCCAATGACCTTGCTCGTGAATTGGGCATTCATAATCGCATCAAGGAAGCCCTTGAATTCGTGCGGCTCGATGAGTGGAAAGCGATCGATCTCATCACGGTCAATGGCACGCATATGGCCACCAACGGCGGCATCGGCATCATCGGTGACGTGGCCGAAAGCATCAATCAATGGCGTCGCAGCATTCCCGGTTTTCAGTCGCTCATGAGCAACATCGGTCATCCCATGTATACGCTGATCCTCGGTCTAAAACTCCTCGGCGCGCCCCAGAAAAAATATCGTCTGCGCATAACATCACCTGACTATCGCGGCGAGCTGGAAAGTCCGCTTTTGATGATCAATAATCAACCTTCGGTAGCCGGTTCTTTCAAAATCGCCCCGGAGACAAAGAACGATGACGGTAAATTCAACGTCAGCATCTTCACGCATCATCATCTCTGTCAGCTTCTGACCGGGATTTACCGCGTGCGCCAGCACATTCCACCCACCAATGATCCACGTATGCTGTCCTTTGAAACTGACCGACTGGAACTCGAACTCCTCGACAAGACCGATCAGAAGATGGCCTTTTACGGCGACGGTGAACTCCTGACCAGCGCGCGTCGTTTGGAAATCGGTATCAAGCCGCAGTCGCTCCGCGTATATTCGCATCAGCTGTCCTGTCTGA
- a CDS encoding carbonic anhydrase: protein MKKLLQGIVDFREKVQPAYRETFARLALGQSPDALLIACSDSRVVPNLFASSDPGDMFVVRNVGNLIPPCGEDGISIFDKSEAAAVEFAVEQLKVKDIIVCGHSECGAHMAVLRGTQGLSGNLRSWLRHAEPSLYKMHSGPHFECRHLAPHNQLSQLNVLQQLEHLRTYPSVRQAMDQGTLQLHGWWFDIANAEVLAWEPTLNRFASIDRELAQVILQRLDH, encoded by the coding sequence ATGAAAAAACTCTTACAGGGTATCGTCGACTTTCGCGAAAAGGTGCAGCCCGCCTATCGCGAAACCTTTGCCCGACTCGCTCTGGGCCAATCACCGGACGCCCTCCTGATTGCCTGCTCAGACAGTCGAGTTGTTCCCAATCTTTTTGCGTCGAGCGATCCCGGCGATATGTTTGTCGTGCGTAATGTGGGTAATCTGATCCCACCCTGCGGTGAGGATGGCATCAGCATCTTCGACAAATCGGAAGCCGCCGCTGTGGAATTTGCAGTGGAGCAGCTGAAAGTTAAGGATATTATCGTCTGTGGACATTCCGAATGCGGAGCCCACATGGCCGTCCTGCGCGGCACCCAGGGGCTGAGCGGAAACCTGCGCAGCTGGCTCCGGCATGCGGAGCCCTCGCTTTATAAAATGCATTCCGGTCCGCATTTCGAATGCCGACATCTTGCACCGCATAATCAATTGTCCCAGCTGAATGTACTGCAGCAGCTCGAACACTTGCGCACCTATCCGAGCGTGCGTCAGGCGATGGACCAGGGAACGCTGCAGTTGCACGGCTGGTGGTTTGATATCGCCAATGCTGAAGTATTGGCCTGGGAACCTACGCTGAATCGTTTTGCTTCGATCGATCGGGAGCTGGCTCAGGTGATCCTGCAAAGGCTTGATCACTAA